The proteins below come from a single Chryseobacterium bernardetii genomic window:
- a CDS encoding cyclic-phosphate processing receiver domain-containing protein, with translation MEMTKRLLFLDDIRYPIEAYHYTKQDIFLRRDWHIVRNYDQFVNRILEKGLPEMISFDHDLADEHYLNQDTKEFVEKTGYDCAKWLVEYCMDHYLDIPNFYCHSMNPVGKENIERLLKNFKKL, from the coding sequence ATGGAAATGACCAAAAGACTATTGTTTCTGGATGATATAAGATATCCTATTGAAGCTTATCATTATACCAAACAGGACATATTCCTCAGAAGAGACTGGCATATTGTTCGGAATTACGATCAATTTGTCAATAGAATCCTGGAAAAAGGACTTCCGGAAATGATTTCTTTTGATCATGACCTTGCCGATGAGCACTATCTGAACCAGGATACGAAAGAATTTGTTGAAAAAACAGGATATGATTGTGCAAAATGGCTGGTAGAATACTGTATGGATCATTATTTAGACATACCGAACTTCTATTGCCACTCTATGAATCCTGTAGGAAAGGAGAATATTGAAAGACTTTTAAAAAACTTTAAAAAATTATAA
- a CDS encoding DinB family protein — MDIFRFIQDIKNHLNFSFNEVDKWFEKNSTILNYQPSKGGWTVQQILEHIYLTNFYLLILIEKGAKKAMRNSLELNLESEIKNYNFNKENFEKVGEYGAFEWIRPEHMEPKGQQDLKEIREIIAQQYHQCLNYLELMKNGEGLLYKTTMTVNDLGKINVYEYIYFLSLHAKRHITQMESNQSEMIKNQKK, encoded by the coding sequence ATGGACATTTTCAGATTCATTCAGGATATTAAAAATCATCTTAACTTCAGCTTTAATGAAGTAGACAAATGGTTTGAAAAAAACAGTACAATTCTGAACTATCAGCCATCAAAAGGAGGCTGGACGGTTCAGCAGATTTTAGAGCACATCTATCTTACGAATTTCTATTTACTGATTCTCATTGAAAAGGGGGCAAAAAAAGCAATGCGGAACTCTTTAGAACTTAACCTCGAATCTGAAATTAAAAATTATAATTTCAATAAAGAAAACTTTGAAAAAGTAGGTGAATATGGTGCTTTCGAATGGATAAGACCGGAGCATATGGAGCCAAAAGGACAGCAGGATCTAAAAGAAATCAGAGAGATAATTGCTCAACAATATCATCAATGTCTGAACTATTTGGAATTGATGAAAAATGGCGAAGGTTTACTCTATAAAACAACCATGACAGTAAATGATCTGGGTAAAATTAATGTATATGAGTACATTTATTTTCTCTCACTTCATGCGAAAAGACATATCACCCAAATGGAAAGCAACCAATCAGAAATGATTAAAAACCAAAAAAAATGA
- a CDS encoding RNA ligase, Rnl2 family, with protein MIFKTYNSIENAYQTRVIDQIRLQGFGDEVFIVQEKVHGANFSFFTDGKEIKIAKRTAFIEKDEKFYNAHQILEQYRKNVINLFQKVKTIYPDVETVVIYGELFGGGYKHKEVEPVKGAVRVQAGIEYAPYNDFYAFDIKLNGVTYLDTDIINSIFEETGFFYAKTLFEGTLEEALRFPNVFNSKIPAWLGLPEMNNMCEGTIIKTLKTRYFGNGARVILKNKNEKWIERSKVVRKQEKTVQKTVRFGEKAQNIWEEIQAYITANRLNNVMSKIGEFEPRMLGKVVGLFAQDILEDFEKDFPSAFTAIEKDEQKKINKKLNSAVIDCVKEELMTLKV; from the coding sequence ATGATTTTCAAAACATATAATTCAATAGAAAATGCTTACCAAACCCGCGTGATCGATCAGATCAGGCTGCAGGGTTTTGGGGATGAGGTTTTCATCGTACAGGAGAAAGTTCATGGTGCCAATTTCTCTTTCTTTACCGACGGAAAGGAAATTAAGATTGCCAAAAGAACAGCTTTCATTGAGAAAGATGAAAAATTTTACAATGCACATCAGATTTTGGAACAATACAGAAAAAATGTAATTAATTTGTTTCAAAAAGTGAAAACAATATACCCGGATGTTGAAACAGTAGTAATCTATGGTGAATTGTTCGGCGGCGGTTACAAACATAAAGAAGTAGAGCCCGTAAAAGGAGCGGTAAGAGTGCAGGCAGGTATTGAATATGCCCCTTACAATGATTTTTATGCATTTGATATTAAGTTGAATGGGGTTACTTATTTGGATACGGATATCATCAACTCAATTTTTGAGGAGACAGGATTTTTCTATGCTAAAACCTTATTTGAAGGTACTTTAGAAGAAGCTTTGAGATTCCCGAATGTTTTCAATTCTAAAATCCCAGCGTGGTTAGGGTTGCCGGAAATGAACAATATGTGTGAAGGAACCATTATCAAGACCTTAAAAACCAGGTATTTCGGAAACGGAGCCAGAGTCATTCTTAAAAACAAAAATGAAAAATGGATCGAAAGGTCTAAAGTAGTTAGAAAACAAGAGAAGACAGTTCAAAAAACAGTTCGTTTTGGTGAAAAGGCTCAAAATATCTGGGAAGAAATTCAAGCATATATAACAGCCAACAGATTGAATAATGTGATGAGCAAAATAGGTGAATTTGAACCCAGAATGTTGGGCAAAGTCGTAGGCCTTTTTGCGCAGGATATTTTGGAAGATTTTGAAAAAGATTTTCCGTCAGCTTTCACTGCAATAGAAAAAGATGAACAGAAGAAGATCAATAAAAAGTTGAATTCTGCAGTCATAGATTGTGTAAAAGAAGAGTTGATGACTCTTAAAGTATAG
- a CDS encoding MBL fold metallo-hydrolase: MLQAEIKSLLNEDISILIKVSNSPKHYLCDCGEASLLTVKEVQMVSAIFISHTHIDHFANFDGIFRHQIGSGEKVTICGPKNIHQQIEARLKSYTWNLIAENAIEYEIHEIVSKEEINVYTLRPPYWTQEFVNTQNFLFADEYVDVDFAILDHKTDSIAYLFKEKDSVTFHENASDFKKGKWISELKKAFENNDADKEIEIEKMGYKASELFHLLTRNEGYKLGVIMDHAVDEDNYEKIKTVFAQADMVYIETFYKDTDQEFAKINYHSFASASGKIMSECRVKEAVPIHFSRRYTENDQQEIETAFYKAFRK, from the coding sequence ATGTTACAGGCAGAAATAAAAAGTCTATTAAACGAAGACATCAGTATATTAATAAAAGTTTCCAACTCACCAAAACATTATTTATGTGATTGCGGGGAAGCAAGTTTATTGACGGTAAAAGAAGTGCAAATGGTATCAGCAATATTCATCAGCCATACCCATATTGATCACTTTGCCAATTTTGACGGAATTTTCAGACACCAGATTGGAAGCGGAGAAAAAGTAACCATCTGTGGACCTAAAAATATTCACCAGCAAATTGAAGCCAGATTAAAATCCTACACATGGAATTTAATAGCAGAAAATGCAATTGAATATGAAATTCATGAGATTGTTTCCAAAGAAGAAATCAATGTTTATACTCTTCGTCCTCCTTACTGGACACAGGAGTTTGTAAACACTCAGAATTTCCTTTTTGCAGATGAATATGTAGATGTTGATTTTGCTATTCTGGATCACAAAACAGATTCCATTGCGTATCTGTTTAAAGAAAAAGATTCAGTGACTTTTCATGAAAATGCTTCTGATTTTAAGAAAGGAAAATGGATCAGCGAACTGAAAAAAGCCTTTGAAAATAATGATGCAGACAAGGAAATTGAAATTGAAAAAATGGGGTATAAAGCATCAGAACTGTTCCATTTGTTAACCCGGAATGAAGGCTATAAATTAGGAGTCATTATGGATCATGCCGTAGATGAAGACAATTATGAAAAGATAAAAACGGTTTTCGCTCAGGCTGATATGGTTTATATTGAAACCTTTTATAAGGATACGGATCAAGAATTTGCAAAGATTAATTATCACAGTTTTGCTTCTGCATCAGGGAAAATTATGAGTGAATGTAGAGTGAAAGAAGCCGTTCCAATCCATTTTTCAAGAAGATATACTGAGAATGACCAACAGGAAATTGAAACCGCTTTTTATAAAGCATTTCGAAAGTAA
- a CDS encoding 3'-5' exonuclease: protein MKTTENILIIDLEATCWENRPPRGQESEIIEIGVCIMNAKTGKISKNEGILIKPQHSKVSPFCTELTTLTQNMLDSEGIMLDDAFDILRAEYDSEELTWASYGNYDLNMLQNQSRRFYVDYPLSDDHINVKTLFGEIHPTIRKSVGMQRALNELGFKLDGTHHRGVDDARNIAKILHWCIQNK, encoded by the coding sequence ATGAAAACAACAGAAAATATACTTATTATAGACCTTGAAGCCACGTGTTGGGAAAACCGTCCGCCAAGAGGTCAGGAAAGCGAGATTATAGAAATCGGAGTTTGTATTATGAATGCAAAAACCGGTAAGATCTCAAAAAATGAAGGAATCTTAATAAAACCCCAACATTCAAAGGTGAGTCCGTTCTGTACGGAACTTACCACTCTTACCCAAAATATGCTGGATAGTGAGGGAATTATGCTGGATGATGCCTTTGATATTCTGAGAGCAGAATACGATTCAGAAGAATTAACCTGGGCAAGCTACGGAAACTATGATCTGAATATGCTTCAGAACCAGTCCAGAAGATTTTATGTGGATTATCCGTTAAGTGATGACCACATCAATGTCAAAACCTTATTCGGAGAAATTCATCCTACAATAAGAAAGAGTGTAGGCATGCAAAGAGCCTTGAACGAACTTGGATTTAAATTAGACGGAACCCATCACCGAGGTGTGGATGATGCCCGAAATATTGCCAAGATTTTGCATTGGTGCATTCAGAATAAGTAA
- a CDS encoding ATP-dependent DNA helicase has translation MEELTGLLEHTNRSVFLTGKAGTGKTTFLNNFVKTTRKKHIIVAPTGIAAINAGGVTIHSLFAIPSRTFVPTTEPVDPNLAMNINELFPHFKYRKEKLDLFREIELIIIDEGSMLRADLLDMIDHSLRRVRRNQLPFGGVQLLLIGDLYQLPPVVRDDSERILSKFYETPFFFSAKALQNVRLITVELTTVYRQQDEEFLEILNAVRNADFHNLDFEKLNARYNPDFEPENETYIHLCSHNRIADHINQKKLSELEGESLFYKASVIGEFKETQYPMEETLELKVGAQIMFIRNDSSPEKNFYNGKLAEISYLDEDIIKVVLDESKKEIIVTTEVWEQKRYTLDSEKNIKTEVLGSFEQYPIRLAWAVTIHKSQGLTFDRVIIDAGRSFASGQVYVALSRCRTLNGIVLKSEISQNAIFKDRRIEDFQDSTNANENLLQIIDHEKYDYTLHKVHMAVDADWLKEAVMNWKEILFTVGIPDAEKSNTLSDDLERESEYLFRISQKFKRSPV, from the coding sequence TTGGAGGAGCTCACCGGATTACTGGAACATACCAACAGAAGTGTATTCTTAACAGGAAAAGCAGGAACAGGAAAGACTACCTTTCTCAATAATTTTGTAAAGACAACACGTAAAAAGCATATCATTGTTGCTCCCACAGGGATTGCAGCGATTAATGCTGGTGGAGTAACTATACATTCGCTGTTTGCCATCCCTTCGCGTACATTTGTTCCTACTACAGAACCCGTTGATCCTAACCTTGCAATGAATATCAATGAGCTGTTTCCTCACTTTAAATACAGAAAAGAAAAACTTGATCTTTTTCGGGAGATAGAATTGATTATCATTGATGAAGGATCCATGCTGAGAGCTGATTTATTAGATATGATAGATCATTCATTAAGAAGAGTGAGGCGGAACCAGTTGCCGTTTGGAGGAGTACAGTTATTGTTAATTGGTGACTTATATCAATTGCCACCCGTGGTAAGAGATGATTCAGAAAGGATTTTATCAAAATTCTATGAAACTCCGTTTTTCTTTTCAGCCAAAGCATTACAGAATGTAAGATTAATTACAGTAGAATTAACGACAGTATACCGCCAGCAGGATGAAGAATTTTTGGAAATACTTAATGCTGTCCGTAATGCAGATTTCCATAATTTGGATTTTGAAAAGCTGAATGCCAGATACAATCCTGATTTTGAACCTGAAAATGAAACCTACATTCATTTATGTTCCCATAACCGCATCGCAGATCATATCAATCAGAAAAAGCTGTCTGAGCTGGAGGGAGAGTCTCTGTTTTATAAAGCCTCAGTGATTGGTGAATTTAAAGAAACTCAATATCCGATGGAGGAAACACTGGAACTTAAAGTAGGTGCCCAGATTATGTTTATCAGAAATGATTCCTCACCAGAAAAAAACTTTTATAATGGGAAGTTAGCTGAAATTTCTTATCTCGATGAAGACATCATAAAGGTCGTACTGGATGAAAGTAAGAAAGAAATTATTGTGACTACCGAAGTCTGGGAGCAGAAAAGATACACGCTGGATTCAGAAAAAAATATTAAAACAGAAGTATTGGGCAGCTTTGAACAATATCCCATACGGCTGGCATGGGCCGTTACCATTCATAAAAGTCAGGGATTGACGTTTGACCGCGTAATTATTGATGCCGGAAGATCTTTTGCGAGTGGACAGGTGTACGTGGCATTAAGCCGCTGCCGTACCCTGAATGGAATTGTTCTGAAATCTGAAATTTCACAGAATGCCATATTCAAAGACCGCAGAATTGAAGATTTTCAGGATTCTACCAATGCTAACGAAAATCTACTCCAGATCATTGACCATGAAAAATATGATTATACACTGCATAAAGTTCACATGGCAGTAGATGCAGACTGGTTAAAAGAAGCTGTAATGAACTGGAAAGAGATTCTCTTTACTGTAGGAATACCAGATGCAGAGAAATCGAATACTCTATCTGATGATTTAGAAAGAGAAAGTGAATATCTGTTTAGAATATCTCAAAAATTTAAAAGGTCACCCGTTTGA
- a CDS encoding helix-turn-helix domain-containing protein: protein MKLTDFISGEIQWSELEEKCRGAVNFFYKNVAEKILLPLKKLYSETIGTKGLKTFNEETKMLLHDLEEYIEKLKTCYLLDVPLFDKEIEMDTSTTIVKKPTHMITFEMFDEGMPPFEIAEKRNLTLATVYRHLAKMGLTEVERTFKQ from the coding sequence TTGAAATTAACAGATTTTATATCCGGAGAAATTCAATGGAGTGAACTAGAAGAAAAATGCCGTGGTGCCGTAAACTTTTTCTATAAAAATGTTGCAGAAAAGATCTTATTACCTTTAAAAAAGCTTTATTCAGAAACCATAGGGACCAAAGGTTTGAAAACTTTTAATGAAGAAACAAAAATGCTTCTGCATGATCTGGAAGAATATATTGAGAAGCTTAAAACCTGTTACCTGTTGGATGTACCTTTATTTGATAAAGAAATTGAAATGGATACTTCCACAACAATTGTTAAAAAGCCAACCCACATGATCACATTTGAGATGTTTGATGAAGGAATGCCCCCTTTTGAAATTGCTGAGAAACGAAACCTTACCCTGGCAACTGTTTACAGACACCTTGCGAAAATGGGGTTGACAGAAGTAGAAAGAACTTTTAAGCAATAA
- a CDS encoding DUF6493 family protein has protein sequence MLIDEEFKTIYLNYKIKEIIPFLKKLTPKDKKEVAAILKKKINKEWGHNTISVLAALACSNTKDEYEKMRPGFYSIPVELVDELFETYVPDWIGESYLFLEGFDYLKVLEWEKKGYITLHNETWAALLSLSSRTGETLFTHPVTLESHIWLLFEHECNITSIYRGGSWKDVLKNLVQEKKIDRSRVLKASLAAINFNFSKEHNTWFLEFFAYLEPTGREVLELQEELFMIFHSTQHSLFPGVLKIINPVITEKNFKTEIFLQSAASLMTLPTKNIVGAMLQILEKIAKDNKEYHEAICLFLMPVFLNKDKTLQSKGAKIIVKYGNTQSGNIKGELSFYRGSLLSDAETLLEKFLIENEVTENKEEQSFEAMRWYTPQPIASVESIDDLIFLASQVFNNNETYHLGLFLDALIKFNDEFDDEHFNKLEPAFNAALKRKDAVGFQHLLATFVINYGLLKQKNKSKVLSEAYLGFPALENWSEKRTPFIFKAYHQLLLGVFEFLKEKKQLPLLSVPEYTPCWITITTLVDKLKTYQQQGEKPIPFDLEIALLRVEKVNLENAEQYAKEQLDEKYFDLLKPVFEQNYFKNHYEKEFLDGSFDWKLGYKKIYKWNSTEEVPESLISIENKKELPENATFLDHLFNSYHTMHQNDLIRALYTAPYFSGSLAARKYNGDLSCSAYQYDIKGNIEFLNSWMKLNLPFQPAHYLVLSAGLFHKDKTFSGIAFEALINKAVSEDFNIQELGIIIGKKINFEWAPVKRFTDGLSGFINLTTNHNKAFEKLLISILTAVEKPVFNLKKLLELYYELLNQNRTNVDEKLVEALKEWENENNLKKIIHQIKTHERKTL, from the coding sequence ATGCTAATTGACGAAGAGTTTAAAACAATATACTTAAACTATAAAATCAAGGAAATCATTCCTTTTCTGAAGAAACTTACGCCTAAAGATAAAAAAGAAGTTGCTGCCATTTTAAAGAAAAAGATCAATAAAGAATGGGGGCATAATACAATATCGGTGTTAGCTGCTTTAGCATGCAGTAATACGAAGGATGAATATGAAAAGATGAGACCGGGATTTTATTCCATTCCGGTAGAACTTGTTGATGAGCTTTTTGAAACCTATGTTCCCGATTGGATTGGAGAAAGCTATTTATTTCTCGAAGGCTTTGATTATTTAAAAGTCTTGGAGTGGGAAAAGAAGGGCTATATTACCCTTCATAATGAAACCTGGGCTGCATTACTTTCATTATCATCAAGGACCGGCGAAACACTGTTTACGCATCCGGTAACACTGGAATCTCACATCTGGCTTTTGTTTGAACATGAATGCAATATAACATCCATTTATCGTGGCGGAAGCTGGAAAGATGTATTGAAAAACCTGGTTCAGGAAAAGAAAATAGATCGTTCCAGAGTACTTAAGGCAAGCCTTGCTGCAATCAACTTTAATTTCTCAAAAGAACATAATACATGGTTCCTGGAATTTTTTGCTTATCTGGAGCCTACAGGTAGAGAAGTTCTGGAATTACAGGAAGAATTGTTTATGATATTTCATTCCACCCAACATTCACTGTTCCCGGGAGTATTAAAGATTATCAATCCGGTTATTACGGAAAAAAACTTTAAAACAGAGATCTTTTTACAGTCTGCCGCGTCTTTAATGACCCTCCCGACAAAGAATATTGTGGGGGCTATGCTCCAGATTCTGGAAAAAATAGCGAAAGACAATAAGGAATATCATGAAGCAATATGTCTGTTTCTAATGCCTGTATTTCTGAATAAGGATAAGACACTTCAGTCCAAAGGAGCAAAAATCATTGTCAAATACGGAAATACACAATCAGGAAATATAAAAGGAGAACTCTCATTTTACAGGGGATCTCTTCTTTCTGATGCTGAGACCCTGTTGGAGAAATTCCTTATAGAAAATGAAGTCACTGAAAATAAAGAAGAACAGAGCTTTGAAGCAATGCGCTGGTATACACCACAACCTATTGCTTCTGTAGAATCTATAGATGATCTTATTTTTCTGGCTTCTCAGGTTTTTAATAATAATGAAACCTACCATCTTGGTTTGTTTCTGGACGCACTTATTAAATTCAATGATGAATTTGATGATGAACATTTTAACAAACTTGAACCTGCCTTTAATGCAGCATTGAAAAGAAAAGATGCAGTAGGTTTTCAACATCTGCTGGCAACTTTTGTTATTAATTATGGCTTACTGAAGCAAAAAAATAAATCAAAAGTATTATCAGAGGCTTATTTAGGGTTCCCTGCACTTGAAAACTGGAGTGAAAAAAGAACACCCTTTATTTTCAAAGCTTATCACCAGCTTTTATTGGGAGTATTTGAATTCCTGAAAGAGAAGAAACAACTTCCATTACTTTCTGTTCCGGAATATACACCATGCTGGATTACTATTACTACCCTTGTAGATAAATTAAAAACCTACCAGCAGCAAGGCGAGAAACCTATTCCTTTTGATCTGGAAATAGCTCTGCTCCGGGTGGAAAAAGTGAACCTGGAAAATGCAGAGCAATACGCAAAAGAACAGCTTGACGAAAAATATTTCGATCTCCTAAAACCGGTTTTTGAACAGAATTATTTTAAAAACCATTATGAAAAAGAATTTCTGGATGGTAGTTTCGACTGGAAATTAGGGTACAAGAAAATCTATAAATGGAATAGCACAGAAGAAGTTCCGGAATCATTAATATCCATTGAAAATAAAAAAGAACTTCCTGAAAATGCTACGTTTTTGGATCATCTGTTCAACTCTTATCATACGATGCACCAGAATGATCTGATTCGTGCTTTATATACAGCACCTTATTTTTCAGGATCCTTGGCTGCCAGAAAATACAATGGAGATTTGTCCTGTTCTGCCTATCAGTATGACATAAAAGGAAATATAGAATTCCTGAATTCTTGGATGAAACTGAATCTCCCGTTTCAGCCCGCACATTATTTAGTATTGTCTGCCGGGTTGTTTCATAAAGATAAAACATTCTCTGGTATAGCTTTTGAAGCCCTTATTAACAAGGCTGTTTCAGAAGATTTTAATATTCAGGAACTGGGGATTATCATTGGGAAAAAGATCAATTTCGAATGGGCTCCTGTAAAAAGATTTACAGATGGTTTATCCGGATTTATCAATCTGACTACCAATCATAACAAGGCCTTTGAAAAACTGCTGATATCCATTCTTACAGCAGTTGAAAAACCGGTTTTTAATCTTAAAAAGCTGTTGGAGCTTTATTATGAACTGCTGAATCAGAACAGAACCAATGTAGATGAAAAACTAGTTGAAGCTCTTAAAGAATGGGAAAATGAAAATAACCTGAAAAAAATCATACATCAAATTAAAACCCATGAAAGAAAGACTTTATGA